Proteins found in one Acomys russatus chromosome 31, mAcoRus1.1, whole genome shotgun sequence genomic segment:
- the Socs2 gene encoding suppressor of cytokine signaling 2 — MTLRCLETSGNGADRTRSQWGTGGSAEEQSPEAARLAKALRELSQTGWYWGNMTVNEAKEKLKEAPEGTFLIRDSSHSDYLLTISVKTSAGPTNLRIEYQDGKFRLDSIICVKSKLKQFDSVVHLIDYYVQMCKDKRTGPEAPRNGTVHLYLTKPLYMSAPTLQHFCRLTINKCTGTIWGLPLPTRLKDYLEEYKFQV, encoded by the exons ATGACCCTGCGGTGCCTGGAGACCTCCGGGAATGGCGCGGACAGGACGCGGAGCCAGTGGGGGACCGGGGGATCGGCCGAGGAGCAGTCCCCAGAGGCGGCGCGGCTGGCCAAGGCCCTGCGCGAGCTCAGTCAAACAG GCTGGTACTGGGGAAACATGACTGTTAACGAAGCCAAAGAGAAGTTAAAAGAGGCGCCAGAAGGGACTTTTTTGATTAGAGACAGCTCACACTCGGACTACCTACTAACTATATCTGTAAAGACGTCAGCCGGACCGACTAACCTGCGGATTGAGTACCAGGATGGGAAATTCAGGTTGGATTCTATCATATGCGTCAAGTCCAAGCTAAAGCAGTTTGACAGTGTGGTCCACCTGATTGACTACTATGTtcagatgtgcaaggataaacgGACAGGCCCGGAAGCCCCTCGGAATGGGACTGTTCACCTGTACCTGACCAAACCCCTGTACATGTCAGCACCGACTCTGCAGCACTTCTGCCGGCTCACCATTAACAAATGTACCGGAACCATCTGGGGACTGCCTTTACCAACGAGACTAAAAGATTACTTGGAAGAATATAAATTCCAGGTAtaa